Within the Deltaproteobacteria bacterium genome, the region CATAAGATGATATCCCATACCTTTTCCTCCATCTTTTCCAGCGCCTCCATCCCGTCTTTGGCGGTCTCTACTTCGTACCCCTCTTCTTCGAGGATCATCTTTAAGAAATGGCGCAGGTTCTCCTCATCATCTATGACCAGCACCCTTCTGCCCAACATCGTCGTCTCCTAAACCCTCATGAGGGTTTTCTCCTATTATCCCGTTTAGGTAAAAATACTATTCTCCTTTGTTCGAACTCAACCTTGCGGAGGTTACTCCCCCCAAAGATAAGATACCTTTTTGGGGGTTTCAGGGTGCTAAAGCCTCCTGACGTAAGGTTGAAATATCTTAAGAGCCAAAATTCCTCTATGGCCCAATTTACCGGGAAGTATTTTCACGATAAATTGGGCATAATTTGAGTTCAAAATATCACATTAATCACTTATAGGCAAGGGCGGAAGCAAACTCTTGGTGCTCTTGACATCATTCTTCTTCTGTGTTATTTAAGGAATGGTTAAACCAAAATAAAAGTTCAACAAAAATATGAGGGGGAAATGTTTGGAAGGGTTTTAAAAAAGGGTTTAATCGTCATTCCAAAAGAGGTGAGGAAAAAGACCGGCCTCTCCCCTGGGGATAAGGTGGAAATAAAGGTTTCAAAAGAAGGAATTGTTATCTCACCACTAAGTATAAATCATACCGAGGAGACAAAAGGCATAATCAAGGGCCGGCTTTCTCTCAAGGAACTTGAGGAGATCTATGCAAGTGATTAGAGAGTTAAAGAATTTCCCTGAGAGGGCCAGTATTTTTGTTGATGCGAATATCTTCCTGCATCACGCCTTTGGCATCAATGAAGTCTCCGTGGAGTTTCTCAAAAGGGTGGAAAATATTTCAGTTAAGGCCTATACCTCTGTATTGGTACTAGAGGAAGTCTTCTTTAAACTTATGCTGCAGGTGTCTTCCAATTTCTTGGAAAGAGTAACGATAAAAAGGGTGAAAAGTCTCTTGAAGGATGAAAGCAAAAGATCAGAGATATTCAGGCCTCTTTTCGAGTATCAAAACTTCTTAAATGTATTGAGGGATTCAGGGCTCAGGATTAGTGAGGTGAGGACATCTGATTTGGACACAGCCCTCCGCCTATCAGAGAAATGGGGACTTGTAACCGCCGATGCCCTACATCTGGCGGTGATGAAAAGGAGAGGACTAACTCACTTGGCATCGGATGATAGTGATTTTGAAGGGATAGAAGACATAAGTCTTTGGAAACCTTGACACCTTTCCTGCCAAGGTATATCTTGATGATGCCATATATTTTATCGTCTGCCGGCGTAGCTCAGAGGTAGAGCGGCTGATTCGTAATCAGTAGGTCGGGAGTTCGACCCTCCCCGCCGGCTCCAATGATTTCGGTCAGTTACAATACTATCCCTCCTAAATTACCTACGAAGTGTATCGGTTTTTGTGTACTTCAGAAGAACATATTAGGAGATAATCCATCTGATTCTTTAGGTACCGGAATCAAGTGGATTTTTTGCTTTCTTTGTAGTAATAAGAGGTTGATCTTTCAGCTATAATACTTTACCTTAGAGGTCAAACCCCAGTGGAGAAATGGAGGTTGTCATGCCGAAGATAGAAAATAAGGTCGTTGTTCATTTTCGAGATGGGAGGATAGTGAAGGGGTATACTTATGATTTTAACCCCAACAAGGATATTTTCCATGTCACCGAAGCCCAACATGCGAAGGAGGTCATCGAGGTATCCACTTCTCTCATGAAGGCGGTCTTTTTTGTTAAAAGCTTCGAGGGAAGTAAAGATCATAGGCGTCACAATGACTTTTCCATGGAGAGCCTTAAAAACATCCCCGGTTTAAAGTTAAAGGTTATCTTCTTCGATGGGGAAGCGATGTACGGCACGACTCATGGATATGCACCGGAAAGGAAGGCCTTTTTTATTTTCCCCACCGATAAGGAGAGCAACAACGAAAGGGTCTTTGTCATTAGGGAATCAACAGTTGCGGTGGAAACGTGGAGGTGAAAAGGGCCATATAAGCCCACTAATTCAATGCCTTTCAGGCCTTCACCAATAAAGGATTCAAGGGGCCGAATAGCTCATGGGTCATGATAATGAGCTATCAGCTATGAGCTAAAAGA harbors:
- a CDS encoding AbrB/MazE/SpoVT family DNA-binding domain-containing protein, with protein sequence MFGRVLKKGLIVIPKEVRKKTGLSPGDKVEIKVSKEGIVISPLSINHTEETKGIIKGRLSLKELEEIYASD
- a CDS encoding PIN domain-containing protein, with product MQVIRELKNFPERASIFVDANIFLHHAFGINEVSVEFLKRVENISVKAYTSVLVLEEVFFKLMLQVSSNFLERVTIKRVKSLLKDESKRSEIFRPLFEYQNFLNVLRDSGLRISEVRTSDLDTALRLSEKWGLVTADALHLAVMKRRGLTHLASDDSDFEGIEDISLWKP